A DNA window from Bacillus andreraoultii contains the following coding sequences:
- the hisC gene encoding histidinol-phosphate transaminase, with translation MKERILQLQPYKPGKSAEDIKREYNITHVVKLASNENPYGCSPRVATALQDVLKNSAIYPDGHTTKLREKLADFLQVKESQLLFGSGLDEVIQMISRVLLTEGDNIVTANETFPQYKHHAIIEGANVREIPLTNGIFDLDKIAEAIDEQTKIAWICNPNNPTGTYVSEDMLRSFLEKVPVHTIVICDEAYLEYVTATDFPQSIPLLNEFKNLMVLRTFSKAYGLASFRIGYAIGHDEIIEKINIARLPFNTSTFAQVAAYTALDDQTFINHCTKKNAENLIRYEAVLQELPVEFYPSQTNFIFIKWKKPNDLFNHLLTNGYIVRPFPNGVRITIGTNEQNEGVINCLRDYFT, from the coding sequence ATGAAGGAGAGAATATTACAATTACAGCCATACAAACCTGGAAAATCTGCGGAAGATATTAAAAGAGAATACAATATTACTCATGTTGTAAAACTGGCTTCCAATGAAAATCCATACGGGTGTTCACCTCGTGTTGCTACAGCACTACAAGATGTCTTAAAAAACAGTGCGATTTACCCAGACGGACACACAACAAAATTACGAGAAAAACTAGCTGATTTTTTACAAGTGAAAGAAAGTCAATTGCTCTTTGGTAGCGGACTAGACGAAGTCATTCAAATGATAAGTCGTGTTCTACTAACTGAGGGCGATAATATCGTAACGGCAAATGAAACTTTTCCGCAATATAAGCATCATGCGATTATTGAAGGTGCAAACGTGCGAGAAATCCCTTTAACTAATGGTATTTTTGACTTAGATAAAATAGCTGAAGCGATTGATGAACAAACAAAAATTGCTTGGATTTGTAACCCGAATAATCCAACAGGTACATATGTTTCAGAAGATATGTTGCGGTCTTTTCTAGAAAAAGTCCCTGTTCATACAATAGTCATTTGCGATGAAGCGTATTTGGAATACGTAACAGCAACAGATTTTCCACAATCCATTCCTTTATTAAACGAGTTTAAAAATCTAATGGTTCTTCGTACATTTTCCAAGGCATACGGGCTAGCTTCTTTTCGAATAGGTTACGCAATTGGTCATGATGAAATCATTGAAAAAATAAATATCGCACGACTTCCATTTAACACTTCAACTTTTGCCCAAGTTGCTGCATACACGGCCTTAGATGATCAAACATTTATTAATCATTGCACGAAAAAAAATGCCGAAAATTTAATACGATATGAAGCTGTTTTACAAGAATTACCTGTTGAATTTTACCCATCACAAACAAACTTTATATTCATTAAGTGGAAAAAACCAAATGATTTGTTCAACCATTTACTAACAAACGGATATATTGTTCGTCCATTTCCAAATGGTGTTCGGATAACGATTGGAACGAATGAGCAAAATGAAGGTGTGATTAATTGTTTACGAGATTACTTTACATAA
- a CDS encoding serine aminopeptidase domain-containing protein: protein MNVCWHEGLLKKKKQVXRRYVQKYSHDIDGLICSGTGGDPGFATTIGKYIAKRGINKNGSKVPSHTLNKLIFGSYNKKFKSEDHPFAWLTRDQAIVEAYTQDPYCGFVCTGSFYYDLLTGLQLVHNKEIIEGIRKDLPMLFISGDNDPVGGFGKDVEKVIKQYKDCGLDNVESHFYHECRHEILNELNKEEVYRDIEHWLMNELN, encoded by the coding sequence ATGAACGTATGTTGGCACGAAGGACTATTAAAGAAAAAGAAACAGGTTANGAGGCGTTATGTACAGAAGTATTCCCATGATATTGATGGCCTAATTTGTTCAGGAACAGGTGGAGATCCAGGTTTCGCCACTACAATCGGTAAATATATCGCAAAAAGAGGGATAAACAAAAATGGATCTAAAGTACCAAGTCACACTTTGAACAAACTAATTTTTGGGTCCTACAATAAAAAGTTTAAAAGCGAGGACCATCCGTTTGCTTGGCTGACAAGGGACCAAGCCATTGTTGAAGCGTACACGCAAGATCCGTATTGTGGATTTGTTTGCACGGGGAGTTTTTACTATGATTTACTAACCGGGTTACAGCTTGTACATAATAAAGAAATCATAGAAGGCATCCGAAAAGATTTACCGATGCTTTTTATTAGTGGTGACAATGACCCTGTTGGTGGATTTGGGAAAGACGTAGAAAAAGTTATTAAACAATATAAAGATTGTGGTCTAGATAATGTTGAATCTCATTTTTATCATGAATGTCGACACGAAATTCTAAATGAACTAAACAAGGAAGAAGTCTATCGTGATATCGAACATTGGCTAATGAACGAATTAAATTAA
- the pdhA gene encoding pyruvate dehydrogenase (acetyl-transferring) E1 component subunit alpha, with the protein MMNEDGEILSNNKTATDTELLEMYQWMKKARLLDEKLLRMQRQGRIGTYAPLSGQEAAQVGSAFLLQSQDWICPSYRDAAACIVHGLPIEQFILYAKGHLYGGRIPEGLNILPVQIIIAAQTLHAVGIAHAAKYKGEKSVSVSYFGDGATSQGDFHEALNFAAVYQLPTIFFCQNNQYAISVPLEKQMASKTIAQKAVAYGMKGVQVDGNDVLAVYEVMKEAIERARNGEGPTLIEAVTYRFGPHTTSDDPSKYRQNEEVNKWVDKDPLLRLRKWLTNQGLWNDEKERICEASFQEELNRIIEQVEMEEFPKLAESFNFVFNEKTPLLTDQQNYVKKLYRYDGGENE; encoded by the coding sequence ATGATGAATGAGGATGGGGAAATTCTATCTAATAATAAAACAGCAACCGATACGGAGTTGCTAGAAATGTATCAATGGATGAAAAAAGCGAGATTACTAGATGAAAAACTGTTAAGAATGCAGAGGCAAGGGCGAATTGGTACTTATGCACCGCTTAGTGGACAAGAAGCAGCACAAGTAGGAAGTGCCTTTTTATTACAGTCTCAAGATTGGATTTGTCCAAGTTATAGAGATGCTGCGGCTTGTATCGTTCATGGTTTACCAATTGAACAATTTATTTTGTATGCGAAAGGGCATCTTTATGGAGGTCGAATACCAGAAGGGCTTAACATTTTACCAGTACAAATAATTATTGCTGCACAAACGTTACATGCTGTTGGAATTGCCCACGCAGCAAAATATAAGGGAGAAAAATCCGTTTCTGTCAGTTATTTTGGCGATGGAGCCACTTCACAAGGGGATTTTCATGAGGCATTAAACTTTGCCGCAGTCTACCAACTACCAACAATCTTTTTTTGCCAAAATAATCAGTATGCGATTAGTGTTCCATTGGAAAAGCAAATGGCGAGCAAAACCATCGCTCAAAAGGCGGTTGCTTATGGTATGAAGGGTGTTCAAGTTGATGGAAATGATGTACTAGCTGTTTATGAAGTAATGAAAGAAGCGATTGAACGAGCGAGGAATGGGGAGGGGCCTACGTTAATTGAAGCCGTTACATATCGATTTGGACCACATACAACTTCTGATGACCCGTCAAAATATCGACAAAACGAAGAAGTAAACAAGTGGGTGGATAAAGATCCTTTATTGCGACTTCGTAAATGGTTAACGAATCAAGGCTTATGGAATGATGAAAAAGAAAGGATATGTGAAGCTTCATTTCAAGAAGAGTTAAATAGGATAATCGAACAAGTCGAAATGGAAGAGTTTCCGAAGCTTGCTGAATCTTTTAATTTTGTATTTAATGAAAAAACGCCTCTTTTAACAGATCAACAAAATTATGTGAAAAAACTATATCGTTATGACGGGGGTGAAAATGAATGA
- a CDS encoding alpha-ketoacid dehydrogenase subunit beta: MSGKTMIQAISEALQLEMERDERIVLLGEDIGKNGGVFRVTDGLIEKYGKNRVIDTPLAESAIIGSAVGMSLNGLRPVVEIQFFGFIYEAMDQMASQAARMRYRSAGRFHVPMVIRSPYGGGVRTPELHSDSLEALFSHTPGLKIIMPSTPYDAKGLLISAIRDEDPVLFLEPMKLYRMIKEEVPDGVYEAPIGKANVVNEGFHATIVGFGPVMPLLKQIIHEYEKEHISLELIDLRTIAPIDMETIFTSVRKTERLLIVHEAVKTSGVGAEIAALVSEHCLFSLSAPIMRVTGLDTPYPVGTIEDDWLPNAIRIKAAIEELLSY, translated from the coding sequence ATGAGTGGAAAAACGATGATTCAAGCAATTTCTGAGGCACTACAGTTAGAAATGGAGCGGGATGAACGGATTGTTTTATTAGGGGAAGATATCGGCAAAAATGGAGGAGTTTTTCGGGTAACAGATGGTTTAATAGAAAAATATGGAAAAAATCGTGTAATTGATACACCGTTAGCAGAGTCCGCCATTATAGGTAGTGCTGTTGGAATGAGCTTAAATGGATTACGTCCTGTTGTGGAAATTCAATTCTTCGGTTTCATCTATGAAGCAATGGATCAAATGGCGAGTCAAGCAGCAAGAATGCGTTACCGGTCAGCAGGGAGATTTCACGTTCCTATGGTCATTCGCAGTCCGTACGGGGGAGGAGTTCGCACACCTGAACTTCATTCGGATAGTTTAGAAGCTTTATTTTCTCATACCCCAGGTTTAAAGATTATTATGCCATCAACTCCATATGATGCAAAAGGTCTGTTAATTTCAGCAATACGTGATGAAGATCCCGTTCTATTTTTAGAGCCGATGAAGTTGTATCGAATGATTAAGGAAGAAGTTCCTGATGGAGTATATGAAGCGCCAATCGGTAAGGCAAATGTTGTAAATGAAGGGTTTCATGCAACAATCGTTGGCTTTGGTCCAGTTATGCCCTTATTAAAACAAATTATTCATGAATATGAGAAAGAACATATTTCTCTTGAATTAATTGATTTACGGACAATTGCCCCAATCGATATGGAAACGATTTTTACTTCTGTACGTAAAACAGAACGGTTGCTCATTGTTCATGAAGCTGTAAAAACAAGTGGTGTAGGTGCAGAAATTGCAGCGCTCGTAAGTGAACATTGTCTATTTTCACTATCGGCTCCGATTATGCGAGTCACTGGTTTGGATACACCTTATCCTGTAGGAACCATTGAAGACGATTGGTTACCAAATGCTATTCGGATAAAAGCAGCAATTGAAGAACTCTTAAGCTATTAA
- a CDS encoding IS3 family transposase, whose protein sequence is MSKITFSTKEIKTLQQNPNIHRVSDRSITYTDDFKNRFIDEYLAGKLPRQIFAENGFDVDVIGIKRIEQSACRWKKAYEKNGLIGLTDTRKNASGRPLKRELSPSEVIERQKARIELLEGQVELLKKLETTERRLLNSSENLNPNNAYQLIQETIEQNGFKGMTRYLCGLLEVSRSGYYSYLKASSLREAKEKLDLEAKEIILKAFNRRGYKKGSRSIKMILENDFNITFSRKKIQRIMRKYGIICPHRKPNPYKRIAKATKEHQVVPNKLNREFKQGVPGKVLLTDITYLPYNGNSMAYLSTIKDASTNELLAYHVSDRITLDIATKTIHKLMKNKKITLHKDAFIHSDQGSHYTSPRYQKLLKKYGLGQSMSRRGNCWDNAPQESFFGHLKDEVDYQSCKSLKELKAKINHYMVYYNNYRYQWNLKKMTPIQYRNHLLVA, encoded by the coding sequence ATGAGTAAAATAACTTTTTCAACCAAAGAGATAAAAACACTTCAACAGAATCCAAATATACATCGTGTCAGCGATCGGTCTATTACCTATACTGACGATTTTAAAAATAGATTTATTGATGAGTACCTAGCTGGCAAACTCCCTCGTCAGATCTTTGCGGAGAACGGTTTCGATGTGGACGTTATAGGAATAAAACGAATCGAACAGTCAGCCTGCAGGTGGAAAAAGGCCTATGAGAAGAATGGCTTGATTGGGCTTACGGATACGAGGAAAAACGCTTCCGGCAGACCCTTGAAACGTGAGCTTTCACCGTCCGAAGTGATTGAAAGACAAAAGGCAAGAATCGAACTGTTGGAAGGACAGGTTGAGCTGTTAAAAAAGCTAGAAACGACAGAAAGGAGGCTGCTAAACTCAAGCGAAAATCTAAATCCGAATAATGCATATCAATTGATTCAGGAGACCATTGAACAAAATGGATTTAAGGGGATGACCAGGTATCTATGTGGCCTCTTAGAGGTATCCCGGTCTGGATATTATAGCTACCTAAAGGCTTCCTCTCTCCGGGAAGCAAAGGAGAAATTGGATCTTGAAGCGAAGGAAATCATTTTAAAGGCCTTTAATCGGCGCGGATATAAGAAAGGTTCACGCTCCATTAAAATGATACTGGAGAATGATTTTAACATTACGTTTAGCCGTAAAAAGATACAGAGAATCATGAGGAAATATGGAATCATCTGTCCTCACAGAAAGCCAAATCCTTATAAAAGGATCGCTAAAGCAACCAAGGAGCATCAGGTTGTTCCAAACAAGTTAAATAGGGAATTTAAGCAAGGAGTTCCAGGAAAAGTGTTATTAACGGACATTACTTATTTGCCATATAACGGAAATTCCATGGCTTATTTGTCAACCATAAAAGATGCGTCCACTAACGAACTCCTAGCTTACCATGTTTCTGATCGTATCACTCTAGACATCGCAACAAAGACGATTCACAAACTAATGAAAAACAAGAAGATTACACTACATAAAGATGCCTTCATCCACTCTGATCAAGGGAGCCATTATACGAGCCCCAGATATCAAAAGTTATTAAAAAAATATGGTCTAGGACAATCTATGTCCCGAAGAGGGAACTGTTGGGATAATGCCCCTCAAGAGTCTTTCTTTGGTCATTTAAAAGATGAAGTAGACTATCAATCTTGTAAATCCTTAAAAGAACTAAAAGCAAAAATAAATCACTATATGGTTTACTATAACAATTATCGATATCAATGGAATTTAAAAAAGATGACCCCTATTCAATATAGGAATCATCTTCTAGTTGCTTAA
- the tnpB gene encoding IS66 family insertion sequence element accessory protein TnpB (TnpB, as the term is used for proteins encoded by IS66 family insertion elements, is considered an accessory protein, since TnpC, encoded by a neighboring gene, is a DDE family transposase.): MRHDYSSVKNIYIICGKTDMRKGIDGLATLIQDSFELDPYGDSIFLFSGWSKDRYKCLYFDGDGFAMLYKRLDNGKLQWPRNEKEVRNLSQQELRWLLEGLCIQQPKAIQPSQKGQF; the protein is encoded by the coding sequence ATGAGACATGATTACTCGAGTGTGAAAAATATCTATATTATCTGTGGTAAGACAGATATGAGAAAAGGAATAGATGGATTAGCTACACTAATTCAGGATTCTTTTGAACTGGATCCTTATGGTGATTCAATTTTCTTGTTTTCTGGGTGGAGTAAAGATCGCTATAAATGTTTATATTTTGACGGTGACGGCTTTGCCATGCTTTATAAGCGATTAGATAATGGAAAACTTCAATGGCCCAGAAACGAAAAGGAAGTACGAAATCTATCCCAACAAGAACTACGCTGGTTATTAGAAGGGTTATGCATTCAGCAGCCAAAAGCCATTCAACCATCTCAAAAAGGACAATTTTAA
- the tnpC gene encoding IS66 family transposase has product MVNASSNNQNQYEKLIRLLEEQLAHSNQQNEALSKQIESLTEQVRYLTKLLYGSKTEKTKYNAHDDKQISLFEDDSSFNESEHTEEQSQQTISYTVVRKVQNKKRNDSLHENIEVKTIHYHPDNTICDCCQCQMTEIGTTIVREEAEFIPARMEKIQHIEHAYECRNCKADLSQKAQIKRGKSPQPPIQRSIAGPSVLAKVIYDKFVQYLPLYRQVKEWDRYGLNTNDKNLSNWVIRASHDWLLPIYERMKNIMLKKSILHVDETYGQVINRSDGKPGQSNAYNWVYRSVPSQGPTIVLFQSSLSRARSVLEGFIENYSGTIVCDGYSAYDKIEGITFANCWAHVRRYWLKADSKNGRIGVKYCDDLFRLEREFKHLSPSKRRKNRKKYSKPLVDKFLSWVEKSPFYGKNALAKAAEYTLNRANGLKAFLNDGRIEIDNNPAENAIRPNVIGRKNWLFSVSEAGAKANAICLSIAETAKANGIDFYQYLVRILKELPNLDIHRNPEIINNYLPWSKTIQAECVK; this is encoded by the coding sequence GTGGTTAATGCTTCGTCTAATAATCAGAATCAATACGAGAAATTAATTCGGCTTCTTGAAGAACAATTAGCTCATTCTAATCAACAAAATGAAGCATTATCCAAACAGATAGAATCACTAACTGAGCAAGTTCGCTATTTAACGAAACTTTTATATGGATCAAAAACAGAGAAAACGAAATATAATGCACATGATGATAAGCAAATTTCATTATTCGAAGATGATTCGTCTTTTAATGAATCTGAGCACACAGAAGAACAAAGCCAACAAACGATTTCTTACACTGTTGTACGCAAAGTTCAGAATAAAAAACGGAATGATTCATTACATGAAAATATTGAAGTAAAGACCATTCATTATCATCCGGATAATACGATTTGTGATTGTTGTCAGTGTCAGATGACTGAAATAGGTACGACAATTGTCCGTGAAGAGGCTGAATTCATACCTGCAAGAATGGAAAAAATTCAACATATTGAACATGCATATGAATGTAGAAACTGCAAAGCCGATTTATCCCAAAAGGCACAAATTAAACGTGGCAAATCACCTCAGCCTCCGATTCAACGAAGCATTGCTGGTCCGAGTGTTCTTGCCAAGGTTATTTATGATAAATTCGTTCAATACTTACCCCTTTACCGGCAAGTAAAGGAATGGGATCGTTATGGATTAAATACAAATGATAAAAATCTTTCTAATTGGGTTATTCGGGCATCACATGACTGGCTTTTGCCTATATATGAGCGAATGAAAAACATCATGCTAAAAAAGTCCATTTTACACGTCGATGAAACTTATGGACAAGTTATCAATCGATCGGATGGAAAACCTGGCCAATCTAACGCTTATAACTGGGTTTATCGAAGTGTACCTAGTCAAGGTCCAACTATCGTTCTGTTTCAAAGTTCATTATCACGAGCTCGATCTGTTCTTGAAGGCTTTATTGAAAATTATTCAGGAACGATTGTCTGTGATGGTTACTCAGCATATGACAAAATTGAAGGGATTACCTTTGCCAATTGTTGGGCTCATGTTAGACGTTATTGGTTAAAAGCAGACAGTAAAAACGGACGAATTGGTGTAAAATACTGCGATGATTTATTTCGCCTTGAAAGGGAATTTAAGCACTTATCCCCAAGTAAACGAAGGAAAAATCGCAAAAAGTACTCGAAACCGTTAGTTGATAAGTTTCTTTCCTGGGTTGAAAAATCACCATTTTACGGGAAAAATGCACTCGCTAAAGCAGCTGAATACACGCTAAATAGAGCGAACGGATTAAAAGCATTCTTGAATGATGGCCGAATAGAGATTGATAACAATCCCGCCGAAAATGCCATCCGCCCGAATGTAATTGGTCGAAAAAACTGGTTATTTTCCGTGAGCGAAGCTGGTGCAAAAGCAAACGCAATCTGCCTTAGTATCGCAGAAACAGCTAAAGCGAATGGGATAGATTTCTACCAGTATCTAGTAAGGATACTGAAAGAACTACCAAATTTGGATATCCATAGAAACCCAGAAATTATAAACAACTATTTGCCTTGGTCAAAAACAATCCAAGCAGAATGTGTAAAATAA
- a CDS encoding DUF5105 domain-containing protein, translating to MIKRFSLVIIFLFACLFLAACSTFESATKTEKKKGGALEVSIEKASYIWTEESGDFSEDAKEAPLEVVLNIKNRSKSTLSITPRNAIFLYDGDNQLAPIDIYGNYTGIGGDRTSDINPGKSTKMTFYFNVEKGKKYELGIKPMLMDPGKEPKEVVLTLDTNKYSDSYEKLAEPIQALSAFIDTVFLKKENKAYDKLVAMNQEAAIKEAKDYFKETLNLSMFKKLTEKDIDKAQEEYISLLNEKASYTISLVEFGNDKATVRVEYETIPLNDLYQGIFDYSDAYREKTGNYDTDKRYQYAFSKIDDIMGSISVKKGTAIDMNLMAKDGKWEIDQAKDYPYESLFTTFGSGKIY from the coding sequence GTGATCAAAAGGTTTTCCTTAGTCATTATATTTCTATTTGCTTGCTTATTTCTAGCTGCATGTTCCACATTCGAATCTGCGACAAAGACGGAAAAGAAGAAGGGGGGAGCATTAGAAGTCTCCATTGAAAAAGCTTCGTATATCTGGACAGAAGAAAGTGGAGATTTTTCCGAAGATGCGAAAGAAGCTCCTTTAGAGGTCGTCTTAAATATTAAAAATAGATCAAAATCAACATTATCCATTACACCTCGAAATGCTATTTTCCTTTATGACGGAGACAATCAACTTGCACCAATTGACATTTACGGTAATTATACGGGTATTGGTGGCGACAGAACGAGTGATATTAATCCTGGAAAGTCGACAAAAATGACATTTTATTTTAACGTTGAAAAAGGGAAGAAATACGAACTTGGAATTAAGCCAATGTTAATGGATCCAGGAAAGGAACCGAAAGAAGTCGTCCTAACCTTAGATACAAATAAATATAGTGATAGCTATGAAAAATTAGCAGAACCCATTCAAGCTTTAAGCGCGTTCATTGACACAGTCTTCTTGAAAAAAGAAAATAAAGCATATGATAAATTAGTTGCGATGAATCAAGAAGCGGCAATAAAAGAAGCAAAAGACTATTTTAAAGAAACATTAAATCTAAGCATGTTTAAAAAATTGACAGAAAAAGATATAGATAAGGCACAAGAAGAGTATATCTCACTTCTAAATGAAAAAGCATCCTACACCATTTCCCTTGTCGAATTTGGAAATGATAAAGCAACTGTTCGTGTAGAATATGAAACGATTCCATTAAACGACCTTTATCAAGGAATTTTTGATTATTCCGATGCTTATCGTGAAAAAACTGGAAATTATGATACAGATAAAAGATACCAATACGCTTTCTCTAAAATTGACGATATTATGGGTTCTATCTCAGTAAAAAAAGGAACGGCAATAGATATGAATCTAATGGCAAAAGATGGAAAGTGGGAAATTGATCAAGCGAAAGATTATCCTTATGAAAGCTTATTCACCACTTTTGGATCCGGAAAAATTTACTAA
- a CDS encoding EAL-associated domain-containing protein — MNELDPVEIMLNIHRVIPYYQPIISADTQLVIGYEISAYYVEENNEFKNIDWFLTDSTIPDDFRLDLCRHLLDKAIDYQIEMDPSMDIFFNYDSNLLMKDRGECLEKLLYSYMNKGFKREKLVLQLKEPFNQEELDSVRLLFNYLKSLGLRIALDDIGERNASLDRFAYLKPNIVKIDLRFLKDNESPHLYRDVHHSISLLSQKIGATLMFKNISTYNQFNHAWRNGGRFYQGSYFARIGAQFIQKDDCKKKIQKDFRLFVNYEHKKIKAQLDLTSKINQQLKQVLLSMNENEPYDDTAMKVGKACSDFIFRVYICNDEGLQLSANIEKNDDGSWIFNEEVRNKNWSWRPYFFENIARMNIEKKGILSDLYTDIEKNEQIRTFSYPISDNLYIFLDIPYTFLFEQEGLL, encoded by the coding sequence GTGAATGAGTTGGATCCTGTCGAAATTATGTTAAATATTCATCGCGTTATTCCGTATTATCAACCTATCATTAGTGCAGATACTCAGCTTGTCATCGGTTATGAAATTAGCGCCTATTACGTAGAAGAAAATAATGAATTTAAAAATATTGATTGGTTTTTAACTGATTCCACTATTCCTGATGATTTCCGATTAGATTTATGTCGCCACTTACTTGATAAGGCCATTGACTATCAAATAGAGATGGATCCGTCTATGGACATATTTTTTAATTATGATTCCAACTTATTAATGAAAGACCGTGGGGAATGTCTTGAAAAATTATTATATTCCTATATGAATAAAGGATTTAAACGAGAAAAACTCGTTCTACAACTAAAGGAACCATTTAATCAAGAGGAACTGGATTCAGTTCGACTATTATTTAATTACTTAAAATCGTTAGGACTACGTATTGCACTTGATGACATTGGGGAACGGAACGCCAGTCTTGATCGATTCGCATATTTAAAGCCAAATATTGTAAAAATAGATCTTCGTTTTTTAAAAGATAATGAGTCCCCTCATCTATATCGGGATGTTCACCACTCTATCTCTCTACTTTCCCAAAAAATTGGGGCGACTTTAATGTTTAAAAATATCTCTACGTATAATCAATTCAATCATGCATGGAGAAATGGCGGTCGCTTTTATCAAGGGAGTTATTTCGCACGGATTGGAGCACAATTTATCCAAAAAGACGATTGTAAAAAAAAGATTCAAAAAGATTTTCGTTTATTTGTTAACTATGAGCATAAAAAAATAAAGGCACAACTAGATTTAACAAGTAAAATTAACCAACAATTAAAACAAGTATTGTTATCCATGAATGAAAATGAGCCTTACGATGATACGGCAATGAAAGTTGGAAAAGCCTGTTCCGATTTTATTTTCCGCGTGTATATTTGTAATGATGAGGGGCTTCAACTTTCGGCAAACATTGAGAAAAATGACGATGGAAGTTGGATTTTTAATGAGGAAGTTCGTAATAAAAACTGGAGTTGGCGACCATACTTTTTTGAAAATATTGCCCGAATGAATATTGAAAAAAAGGGGATACTGTCCGATCTTTACACAGATATTGAAAAAAATGAGCAAATCCGGACTTTTTCTTATCCGATATCTGATAACTTATATATTTTTCTTGATATTCCATACACCTTTTTATTTGAACAAGAAGGCTTATTGTAA